The following are encoded in a window of Solidesulfovibrio magneticus RS-1 genomic DNA:
- a CDS encoding chromate resistance protein ChrB domain-containing protein: protein MKNNKWLVLSFSLPAKSQAIRVKVWRRLQAIGAIQAKNSLYVLPASVAHTEHFTWLAKEVEEAEGEALFFETEAIRYLDDQAIMDAFARERDAEYAGLDEELHAALALARGKDLASLDRELLSTRRKCGRRLEAIRSRDFFPSGKGTRTAALLHELSALLDGRDTDTAPAITTLRREDYVGKTWITRQRPYVDRLATIWAVKRFIDPDARLVFVAHDAKVDKNQDAVWFDMPETEFTHRGGRITFEVVIASFELAQEVPAGLVATLRAIDLEEMDTAPAEAAGLKRLLDGLLATLRDDEQLVAAALPLFDALSATYKP from the coding sequence ATGAAGAACAACAAATGGCTTGTCCTTTCCTTCTCCCTCCCGGCAAAAAGCCAGGCCATCCGCGTCAAGGTCTGGCGACGGCTTCAGGCCATCGGCGCTATCCAGGCCAAGAACTCCCTCTATGTCCTGCCTGCCAGCGTGGCCCATACGGAACACTTCACCTGGCTGGCCAAAGAGGTCGAGGAGGCGGAAGGCGAAGCGCTCTTTTTCGAAACCGAAGCCATCCGCTATCTGGACGATCAGGCCATCATGGACGCCTTCGCCCGGGAGCGCGACGCCGAGTACGCCGGCCTGGACGAGGAACTGCACGCAGCCCTGGCCCTGGCCAGAGGCAAAGACCTCGCATCGCTTGACCGAGAGCTGCTTTCGACGCGCCGCAAATGCGGCAGACGGTTGGAAGCCATCCGTTCCCGCGACTTTTTCCCCAGCGGCAAAGGGACCAGGACCGCCGCTCTGCTCCACGAGCTCTCCGCGCTCCTGGATGGCCGCGACACTGACACCGCGCCCGCCATCACCACCCTTCGCCGGGAAGACTATGTCGGCAAGACCTGGATCACCAGGCAGCGGCCTTACGTGGATCGGCTGGCGACGATCTGGGCGGTCAAACGCTTTATCGACCCGGATGCCCGCCTCGTCTTCGTGGCCCACGACGCCAAAGTGGACAAAAACCAGGACGCGGTCTGGTTCGACATGCCCGAGACCGAGTTCACCCATCGTGGCGGGCGTATCACCTTTGAAGTCGTGATCGCCTCATTCGAGCTTGCTCAAGAAGTTCCCGCCGGCCTTGTCGCCACGCTTCGAGCCATCGACCTTGAGGAAATGGACACGGCCCCGGCCGAGGCCGCCGGCCTCAAACGCCTCCTGGACGGCTTGCTTGCGACGCTGCGGGACGACGAGCAGCTCGTCGCGGCCGCGCTGCCGCTTTTTGATGCCCTGTCGGCAACCTACAAACCATAA
- a CDS encoding ferredoxin domain-containing protein, protein MKETAIQVAQLMAASARTAPKAGGKDFLEIAVITLDDDLKKIAAAMRDYAPKSTNEAFWLRDASNIENCQALVLVGLGKSLGAGYDCGACGIATCAEFLKHRQTTEKDMGYSGPHCVMRMMDIGAALVSAAKTASLLNLDNRVQQRVGAAARALGYIKAEVAMGIPVGFYGKSIFFDRAAPKH, encoded by the coding sequence GTGAAAGAAACCGCCATTCAAGTCGCGCAGCTCATGGCCGCTTCCGCCCGGACCGCACCGAAGGCCGGGGGGAAGGACTTCCTGGAAATAGCCGTCATCACCCTGGACGACGACCTCAAAAAAATTGCCGCCGCCATGCGGGACTACGCTCCCAAAAGCACCAACGAAGCGTTCTGGTTGCGGGACGCGTCCAACATCGAGAACTGTCAGGCCCTGGTCCTTGTCGGACTGGGGAAGTCCCTGGGAGCCGGCTATGACTGCGGAGCCTGCGGCATTGCCACCTGCGCGGAATTCCTCAAGCACCGGCAGACGACGGAAAAAGACATGGGCTACAGCGGCCCCCATTGCGTCATGCGCATGATGGATATCGGCGCGGCCCTGGTCTCCGCCGCCAAGACCGCAAGCCTGCTCAATCTGGACAATCGCGTCCAGCAGCGGGTGGGCGCGGCCGCCCGTGCCCTGGGCTACATCAAGGCCGAGGTGGCCATGGGCATCCCCGTGGGCTTTTACGGCAAATCCATCTTCTTCGACCGGGCCGCCCCCAAACACTAG
- a CDS encoding MFS transporter, with translation MSAFNNLCTVGFLARFSYALARNPVLPLFALFLGAGPEAIGLAVGISTVTGIFFKLPAGALSDVVGRRRTMLAGLVVFGVMPFFYLLIESYSALVVVRFLHGLATAIYGPVAMAVVADVAGSRKGEMLSWFSSVGIIGTLLGAPIGGFILDAGTNGSPVLWQFRLVFALSALAGVAAMVLGFKTLGIEEKVEHGLGFGERLANFREGIREVLSDKRIVTTSSMEGVQNMTMGALEAFLPVYAVKVAGLSEFQAGLLWGAQIIVTMFSKPLMGRVSDAQGRRPLIVAGLALCAVSFAAVPFMGGFWSLLAASLVFGLGEALVTSSSAALVADMCRQRHFGSAMGAFGTIFDVGHASGPILAGLLVGWLGYQISFPLMSIVLVAAIPLFLKNVPQED, from the coding sequence ATGTCCGCATTCAACAATCTGTGCACGGTGGGCTTTCTGGCCCGTTTTTCCTACGCTTTGGCCCGCAATCCAGTTCTGCCGCTCTTTGCCCTGTTTCTGGGCGCGGGGCCGGAGGCCATCGGCCTTGCCGTCGGCATTTCCACGGTGACGGGCATTTTTTTCAAGCTCCCGGCGGGCGCATTGTCCGACGTGGTCGGACGACGTCGGACCATGTTGGCCGGCCTGGTGGTCTTCGGCGTGATGCCGTTTTTCTACCTGCTTATTGAATCCTACTCGGCCCTGGTCGTTGTGCGTTTCCTGCATGGCTTGGCCACGGCCATCTATGGCCCGGTGGCCATGGCCGTGGTCGCCGACGTGGCCGGCTCGCGCAAAGGCGAAATGCTCTCCTGGTTTTCTTCCGTGGGCATCATCGGCACGTTGCTTGGCGCGCCCATCGGCGGCTTCATTCTGGACGCCGGGACCAACGGTAGCCCGGTGTTGTGGCAGTTCAGGCTCGTTTTCGCCCTGAGCGCCCTGGCCGGCGTCGCGGCCATGGTCCTTGGCTTCAAGACGCTCGGCATTGAGGAAAAGGTGGAACACGGTCTGGGCTTTGGAGAGCGCTTGGCGAATTTCCGCGAAGGCATCCGCGAGGTGCTCTCGGACAAGCGCATCGTCACGACCTCTTCCATGGAGGGCGTGCAGAACATGACCATGGGAGCCCTGGAAGCCTTCCTGCCCGTCTATGCGGTCAAAGTGGCCGGCCTCAGCGAATTCCAGGCCGGCCTTTTGTGGGGGGCGCAGATCATCGTGACCATGTTTTCCAAGCCGCTCATGGGCCGCGTCTCGGACGCGCAGGGGCGCAGGCCGCTTATCGTGGCCGGGTTGGCGCTGTGCGCGGTCTCGTTCGCGGCGGTGCCGTTCATGGGCGGGTTCTGGTCGCTTCTGGCCGCAAGCCTGGTCTTCGGCCTGGGCGAAGCGCTCGTCACGTCTTCTTCCGCCGCCCTGGTCGCGGATATGTGCCGGCAGCGCCATTTCGGCTCGGCCATGGGGGCGTTCGGCACCATCTTTGACGTCGGACACGCGTCCGGCCCCATCCTGGCTGGACTTTTGGTCGGCTGGCTGGGATATCAAATAAGCTTCCCCCTCATGTCCATTGTACTCGTCGCCGCGATCCCCCTGTTCTTGAAAAATGTTCCACAGGAGGACTGA
- a CDS encoding HDIG domain-containing metalloprotein, with product MHPAIDTSDIELLRAQGMSEEDVAHSVAVAELALEITGRLPVPLDMELVSRGALFHDLGKVKTHAMEHGRIGAELGEKLGLPPEVRAVMEKHIWGGLTAPEAREFGLPEKDYTLHKLEERVIIYADRLVDILTEGKVPLKDPRDAEERFEEILKAYPKYGKNDITMARYFGYHREIQGLITAAGDASLTV from the coding sequence ATGCATCCCGCAATCGACACGTCAGATATTGAGTTGCTGCGCGCCCAGGGCATGTCTGAGGAGGATGTTGCACACAGTGTGGCTGTGGCGGAACTGGCCTTGGAAATCACCGGGCGGTTGCCTGTTCCGTTGGACATGGAGTTGGTGTCGCGTGGAGCGCTCTTCCACGACCTGGGCAAGGTGAAGACCCACGCCATGGAACATGGACGCATTGGCGCGGAACTGGGCGAAAAGCTCGGGCTTCCGCCTGAAGTGCGCGCCGTCATGGAGAAACACATCTGGGGAGGGCTGACCGCGCCAGAGGCGCGCGAATTCGGCCTGCCCGAAAAGGACTACACCCTCCACAAGCTGGAAGAACGCGTCATTATCTATGCGGACAGGCTGGTGGACATCTTAACCGAAGGCAAAGTCCCTCTGAAGGACCCGCGCGACGCCGAGGAGCGTTTCGAGGAGATCCTCAAGGCCTACCCCAAGTACGGCAAGAACGACATCACCATGGCTCGTTATTTCGGCTACCACCGGGAGATACAGGGCCTGATCACGGCGGCGGGGGATGCGTCCCTCACCGTTTAG
- a CDS encoding MFS transporter, whose amino-acid sequence MRPSPFRLLCGAGFLAILSTTMAKNPVLPLFAAHLGAGLEGVGLVSALSPLAGVLVGIPGGLCSDRFGRRGMLLVSSLIFASAPFAYLLVSGVWGLALARFYHGLATGIFMPVAQAAVADAFNAARGEKLGSFSSATLAGRFLAPMLGGAALSLGFPGVYILCGLAGMGAMLLTWKLPTFEGRDEGPRKCRSSLQDSLRDLLASQGILAGCLLEAGILFAYGSFEAFLPIVSQERGYPAWLTGALFSAQVVTVALTRPFFGRFSDRHGRMGQMLCGAALTAAACAAIPFAPGVVSLFVLSMLLGLALSVATSATTAYVADLSSRENRGGAMGLLGAIMDVGHSAGPLTAGLAAAIFGSTGAFAVGAAVLLAVTAWVWTVPGPAKN is encoded by the coding sequence ATGCGTCCCTCACCGTTTAGACTGCTGTGCGGGGCGGGATTTCTGGCCATCCTGTCCACCACCATGGCCAAGAACCCGGTACTGCCGCTGTTTGCGGCGCACCTGGGGGCCGGGCTGGAGGGCGTAGGGCTTGTGTCCGCGCTCTCACCCCTGGCCGGGGTGTTGGTGGGGATTCCCGGCGGCCTGTGCTCGGATCGTTTCGGCAGGCGGGGCATGCTGTTGGTCTCCTCGCTGATATTCGCCAGCGCGCCATTCGCGTACCTGCTGGTGTCTGGGGTGTGGGGGTTGGCCCTGGCGCGGTTTTACCATGGGCTGGCCACGGGAATCTTCATGCCGGTTGCCCAGGCGGCTGTGGCCGACGCCTTTAACGCCGCGCGCGGCGAAAAACTGGGGTCGTTTTCCTCCGCCACGCTGGCCGGCCGCTTCCTGGCCCCGATGCTTGGTGGCGCGGCGCTGAGCCTGGGATTTCCCGGCGTGTACATACTGTGTGGCCTGGCCGGGATGGGGGCCATGCTGCTGACCTGGAAGCTGCCGACGTTCGAGGGCCGTGACGAGGGGCCGCGAAAGTGCCGCTCCTCGTTACAGGACAGCCTGCGTGATCTGCTGGCCAGTCAGGGGATTCTGGCCGGGTGCCTGCTGGAGGCCGGGATACTGTTCGCCTACGGCAGCTTTGAGGCTTTTTTGCCCATAGTCTCGCAGGAGCGAGGCTATCCCGCCTGGCTGACGGGCGCGCTTTTCTCGGCCCAGGTGGTCACCGTGGCGCTGACCAGACCCTTCTTCGGGCGTTTTTCCGACCGGCATGGGCGCATGGGGCAGATGCTTTGCGGCGCGGCTCTGACCGCAGCGGCCTGCGCGGCCATCCCCTTCGCACCAGGGGTTGTGTCGCTGTTCGTGCTGTCCATGTTGCTGGGGCTCGCTTTGTCCGTGGCCACCTCCGCCACCACCGCCTATGTGGCGGACTTGAGCAGCCGGGAGAACCGGGGTGGCGCAATGGGACTCCTGGGGGCCATCATGGATGTGGGGCACAGCGCCGGCCCCCTGACGGCGGGCCTGGCCGCCGCAATTTTCGGAAGCACCGGAGCCTTCGCCGTTGGCGCGGCTGTGCTGCTGGCCGTAACGGCCTGGGTGTGGACCGTGCCTGGACCCGCAAAAAACTAA
- a CDS encoding PEP/pyruvate-binding domain-containing protein: MSLFGFLKKKNACQLLADPDDRTAVKYRHFKALLEQNDAVLDALAALEQTYYGGEVFTSGAARQTVQTIGEATACMVRSLGSLAPNRHAGLDAAQQRILAQALAALDSPVEMEGAPLVQGLETVAPENARQVGGKAGNLARVHNALKLPTPDGFVVTTAGFRAFMRHAGLDEYARKELETISPLDLPELENSCKRIRQAILEADLPGVLLTALDGALETLQHKTAIPTLLAVRSSAVGEDGAASFAGQYESVLNVPFEHVGQALKEVFASKYTPRAVLYRLRWGLDDDDAPMAALVLTMVDSRVSGVLYTIDPGADGGPAMRLDAVLGLGDKLVSGESRAVTTRLARSPHGVIASSDTPLFSDEVALELGRMGMLLEEYFQSPQDVEWCLDGQGRLVIVQSRPLDAPEETPAQAATPENVELSGFPTLLSGGVRASAGAASGPVLHVEGAIPETIPEGAILVAINAAPELAALLDRAGGIVTAMGGAASHLASVAREMGIPAIFAAPGCNELLQEGQEVTLDASNLRVLQGRADALLTISGRPRSRMVDSPMHLRLRAALDVISPLTLTDPDADTFAPAGCKTLHDIVRYTHEKAMREMFGLCENAEGAANVARLKAQIPLTLYCVDLGGGLREFLTTCDDIKPEDLRSAPMCAIWRGFTHPGITWSGAVAIDARSFMSLMASSVTTEGGGTPGGDSYALLGSDYMNLSARFGYHFANIDSFCGDADAKNHIKVRFAGGAGTFSGKCLRVTFLAKVLARLGFTVDTAGDVLDASLKGAPRRQTEETLDQLGRLMAVSRLLDMAITGQSEIDAMAAAFFRGDYDLLGQRQENPLPEFHLAVGDWECVADETGTRVARQDGTRWAPSLSMSFAHFMGRLSGQKYQRFLDTVEAYFYFPLAVAKGSDMEDGRASLKVKPTAGAIDQAGGLAFAIRTAGTYLVLRINALENNLMLFAFKDGRRSELASVHLPIETGQWRELAVEVQGNAVTGFVDGKPYIMHHFDYTPRGLVGLWSKADSVVEFTDLRRMDNRSELAFLSHVPATTKTGDVMDKTISPAQLRSRIESGEEILLLDLRKQEDFDADPVLLQGAVKLDPSKVSTWEDLVAGKPNTVIYCARGGSISQSVQKHFEQKGMTIPYLEGGLAAWKNLE; the protein is encoded by the coding sequence ATGAGCTTGTTCGGTTTTCTGAAAAAAAAGAATGCCTGCCAGCTTCTCGCCGACCCGGACGACAGAACGGCCGTCAAATACCGCCACTTCAAGGCGTTGCTCGAACAAAACGATGCCGTCCTCGATGCCCTGGCGGCTCTGGAACAGACGTACTACGGCGGCGAGGTTTTCACTTCCGGGGCCGCTCGCCAGACCGTGCAGACCATTGGAGAAGCCACCGCCTGCATGGTGCGCTCCCTTGGCAGCCTGGCTCCCAATCGCCATGCCGGACTGGACGCAGCACAGCAGCGGATTCTTGCCCAGGCCCTTGCCGCCTTGGATTCCCCAGTGGAAATGGAGGGTGCGCCCCTCGTTCAAGGCCTTGAAACTGTCGCGCCGGAAAACGCGCGGCAGGTGGGAGGCAAGGCCGGGAACCTGGCCAGGGTCCACAACGCGCTCAAGTTGCCGACCCCAGACGGGTTTGTCGTCACCACGGCGGGTTTCCGTGCGTTCATGAGGCACGCCGGGCTTGACGAATATGCCAGGAAGGAACTCGAAACGATTTCCCCGCTGGATTTGCCGGAACTGGAGAACAGCTGCAAACGCATCCGGCAGGCCATCCTAGAAGCCGACCTGCCTGGCGTGCTTCTGACCGCTCTCGACGGGGCTCTGGAGACGTTGCAGCACAAGACGGCAATCCCAACGCTGCTTGCCGTCCGGTCAAGCGCGGTGGGCGAGGACGGCGCGGCGAGTTTCGCGGGTCAGTACGAGTCCGTGCTCAATGTGCCCTTCGAGCATGTCGGACAGGCCCTCAAGGAGGTCTTCGCCAGCAAGTACACTCCACGCGCGGTGCTTTACCGGCTCCGCTGGGGATTGGACGATGACGACGCGCCCATGGCTGCGCTGGTGCTGACCATGGTCGACAGCCGTGTGAGCGGCGTACTCTACACCATCGACCCCGGCGCGGACGGCGGACCGGCCATGCGCCTGGATGCGGTACTTGGTCTGGGCGACAAGCTTGTGTCCGGGGAGTCCAGGGCGGTGACGACTCGCCTCGCCCGCTCGCCTCATGGAGTCATTGCATCGTCTGATACGCCGCTATTTTCCGATGAGGTGGCGCTGGAACTGGGCAGGATGGGGATGCTTCTTGAGGAGTATTTCCAATCCCCGCAGGACGTCGAATGGTGCCTGGACGGGCAAGGCCGTCTCGTCATCGTGCAATCCAGGCCGCTGGACGCCCCGGAGGAGACGCCGGCGCAGGCGGCCACTCCGGAAAACGTCGAACTCTCAGGATTCCCCACGCTGCTCTCGGGAGGGGTCCGCGCCAGCGCGGGAGCAGCCAGCGGCCCCGTGCTCCATGTGGAAGGGGCCATCCCCGAGACCATTCCCGAGGGCGCGATCCTCGTGGCCATCAACGCCGCGCCCGAACTGGCCGCACTGCTGGACAGGGCCGGGGGGATCGTGACCGCCATGGGCGGAGCGGCGAGCCACCTTGCCTCTGTTGCGCGCGAGATGGGCATTCCCGCGATCTTCGCGGCTCCTGGCTGCAACGAATTGTTGCAGGAGGGCCAGGAGGTCACTCTGGATGCGTCCAACCTCCGGGTGCTTCAGGGGCGCGCGGATGCGCTGCTCACCATTTCCGGCAGGCCCCGTTCCCGCATGGTGGACAGCCCCATGCACCTGCGTCTGCGGGCCGCCCTGGACGTCATCTCTCCGCTCACCCTCACCGATCCGGACGCGGACACGTTTGCGCCCGCAGGCTGCAAAACGCTCCACGACATCGTCCGCTACACGCACGAAAAGGCCATGCGCGAGATGTTCGGTCTGTGCGAGAATGCCGAGGGCGCGGCCAACGTCGCCCGCCTCAAGGCCCAGATACCGCTGACGCTCTACTGCGTCGATCTGGGAGGCGGCCTGCGCGAGTTCCTGACCACCTGCGACGACATCAAACCCGAGGACCTGCGCAGCGCCCCCATGTGCGCCATCTGGCGAGGGTTCACCCATCCCGGCATCACCTGGTCGGGAGCCGTCGCCATTGACGCCCGAAGCTTCATGAGCCTCATGGCTTCTTCCGTGACCACGGAAGGCGGAGGCACTCCCGGAGGGGATTCCTACGCCCTGCTCGGTTCCGATTACATGAATCTCTCGGCCCGCTTCGGCTACCATTTCGCCAACATCGACTCGTTTTGCGGGGACGCGGACGCAAAAAATCACATCAAAGTCCGTTTTGCCGGGGGCGCGGGGACATTCTCCGGCAAATGCCTGCGGGTGACGTTTCTGGCCAAGGTTCTCGCCCGACTGGGGTTCACGGTGGATACGGCCGGCGACGTGCTGGACGCCTCCCTCAAGGGAGCGCCACGCCGGCAGACCGAGGAAACCCTTGATCAACTCGGTCGTTTGATGGCGGTGAGCCGTCTCCTGGACATGGCCATCACCGGGCAGTCCGAAATAGACGCCATGGCGGCGGCTTTCTTTCGGGGGGATTATGACCTGCTCGGCCAACGCCAGGAGAACCCGCTTCCGGAATTCCATCTTGCCGTAGGCGACTGGGAATGCGTGGCTGACGAAACAGGGACTAGGGTCGCCCGGCAGGACGGGACGCGCTGGGCTCCTAGTCTATCCATGAGTTTCGCTCATTTCATGGGCAGGCTCTCTGGGCAAAAATATCAGCGTTTTCTCGATACCGTTGAGGCATACTTCTATTTCCCCCTCGCCGTGGCCAAAGGTTCGGACATGGAAGACGGACGGGCAAGCCTCAAGGTGAAGCCTACGGCCGGGGCCATCGATCAGGCCGGGGGACTGGCCTTCGCCATCCGCACAGCCGGCACATATCTCGTCCTTCGCATCAACGCCTTGGAAAACAACCTGATGCTCTTCGCGTTCAAGGACGGCCGGCGCAGCGAACTGGCAAGCGTCCACCTGCCCATTGAAACCGGCCAATGGCGTGAATTGGCGGTAGAGGTGCAGGGAAACGCCGTCACCGGATTTGTTGATGGCAAGCCCTACATCATGCACCATTTTGACTATACGCCGAGAGGTTTGGTGGGTCTGTGGTCCAAAGCGGATTCCGTCGTCGAATTCACGGACCTCCGTCGCATGGATAATCGCTCGGAACTTGCGTTCCTCTCTCATGTACCGGCAACAACGAAAACGGGAGATGTCATGGACAAGACCATTTCGCCTGCGCAGCTTCGTTCCAGAATCGAATCCGGGGAGGAAATCCTCCTGCTTGATTTGCGCAAACAGGAGGATTTCGATGCCGACCCCGTTCTTCTCCAAGGCGCTGTCAAACTCGATCCTTCCAAGGTTTCGACCTGGGAAGACCTTGTCGCGGGAAAGCCCAATACGGTTATTTATTGCGCCAGAGGAGGAAGCATCAGCCAATCGGTTCAAAAGCATTTTGAACAAAAGGGGATGACCATCCCCTACCTTGAAGGTGGACTGGCCGCCTGGAAGAATCTTGAATAG
- the chrA gene encoding chromate efflux transporter produces MNTNGQSLAVPLKEAFLYWFKLGFINFGGPAGQIAMMHKDIVERRKWMNESMFLRALNFCMLLPGPEAHQLAVYIGWRLNGYPGGVIAGMCFLLPSIILMLILAWLAAAKGQVPAVSGIFHGISAAVVAIVIEALFRLSKKSLKHGALYAFAGAAFILGQFFNVPFPAIVLLSGIAGTLLAKTRPEIFCHRSAGSKECIVEEPSPARELPSLKHIIKVVGLFGAIWGVVVLPVLAWRGLGDALSEVSLFFTKAAFVTFGGAYAVLAYIADNAVGLGWLAEKDMLLGLGLAETTPGPLIMVTQFVGFFAAWNNPGSLGPLQAGVLGGLLTTFATFLPSFMFIFAGAPYIEAITSNKKFAAALTGISAAVVGVVLKLGVFFAWHTFFPASGFDIFAVVIALGALVALVRWKLSMHALVGLSGVTGLLWQLVQ; encoded by the coding sequence ATGAATACTAACGGACAATCGCTAGCCGTACCCTTGAAAGAGGCCTTCCTGTACTGGTTCAAGCTCGGCTTCATCAACTTCGGCGGCCCTGCCGGGCAGATCGCCATGATGCATAAGGACATCGTGGAACGCCGTAAGTGGATGAACGAGAGCATGTTCCTGCGCGCCCTCAACTTCTGCATGCTGCTGCCCGGTCCAGAGGCGCATCAGCTGGCGGTGTACATCGGCTGGCGGCTCAATGGTTACCCAGGTGGCGTTATCGCGGGAATGTGCTTCCTGCTCCCGTCGATCATCCTGATGCTCATTCTTGCCTGGCTGGCCGCCGCCAAGGGCCAGGTCCCGGCCGTTTCCGGGATCTTCCACGGCATCTCCGCCGCCGTCGTCGCCATCGTGATTGAAGCGCTCTTCCGGCTGTCGAAGAAATCCCTGAAGCACGGCGCATTGTATGCCTTCGCGGGTGCCGCGTTCATCCTGGGCCAGTTTTTCAATGTCCCGTTCCCGGCCATCGTGCTGCTGTCCGGAATTGCCGGAACGCTGCTGGCTAAAACCCGCCCCGAGATATTCTGCCATCGATCCGCCGGGAGCAAGGAATGCATCGTGGAGGAGCCTTCGCCGGCGCGGGAGTTGCCCTCCTTGAAGCACATCATCAAGGTCGTCGGTCTTTTCGGGGCCATTTGGGGCGTGGTGGTGCTGCCTGTCCTCGCCTGGCGGGGCCTTGGCGACGCCTTGTCCGAGGTGTCCCTCTTCTTCACCAAGGCGGCTTTCGTCACCTTCGGCGGAGCCTACGCCGTGCTGGCCTACATCGCCGACAACGCCGTCGGCCTGGGTTGGCTCGCGGAGAAGGACATGCTCCTGGGGCTCGGGCTGGCGGAGACCACGCCCGGCCCGCTGATCATGGTGACGCAATTCGTCGGCTTCTTCGCCGCCTGGAACAACCCCGGCTCACTTGGGCCGTTGCAGGCTGGCGTACTGGGGGGCCTTCTCACTACGTTCGCCACCTTCCTGCCGAGCTTCATGTTCATCTTTGCGGGGGCTCCTTACATCGAGGCCATCACGTCAAACAAGAAATTCGCAGCGGCCTTGACGGGTATTTCGGCGGCCGTCGTCGGCGTGGTGCTCAAACTCGGCGTTTTCTTCGCCTGGCATACGTTCTTTCCAGCTTCCGGGTTCGATATCTTTGCCGTGGTCATCGCCCTTGGTGCCTTGGTGGCCCTGGTGCGATGGAAGCTGTCCATGCACGCCCTGGTCGGTTTGAGCGGCGTGACGGGTCTGTTGTGGCAATTGGTTCAATAA
- a CDS encoding periplasmic heavy metal sensor, with translation MRVKMFHIALTALAVLAMTSSLALARPGGGPGAGQGGCSNMGSGMSQLTPEKQAIFQKLRDAFVAKTASLRAVLAVNMAELNALSVPQNPDQAKIDALSKQIGDLQGKLLSERTQFRTQVTKDVGPGMGRGMRSGMGGGMGSGMGGGMMAGCQGDGL, from the coding sequence ATGCGCGTTAAGATGTTTCATATTGCACTGACGGCGTTGGCTGTTCTGGCGATGACTTCTTCACTGGCCCTGGCCCGCCCCGGCGGCGGACCTGGCGCGGGGCAGGGCGGCTGCTCCAACATGGGGAGCGGCATGTCTCAGCTAACACCGGAAAAGCAGGCAATCTTTCAAAAGCTTCGTGACGCATTTGTTGCCAAAACAGCGTCACTGCGGGCCGTGCTTGCCGTGAACATGGCGGAACTCAACGCGTTGTCTGTGCCCCAAAATCCCGATCAGGCGAAGATAGACGCTCTGTCCAAGCAGATCGGCGATTTGCAGGGCAAGCTGTTGTCCGAGCGAACGCAGTTTCGTACCCAGGTGACAAAGGATGTCGGCCCTGGGATGGGAAGGGGAATGCGCAGCGGCATGGGCGGTGGTATGGGAAGCGGCATGGGCGGCGGCATGATGGCAGGCTGCCAGGGCGATGGTCTTTAG
- the arsM gene encoding arsenite methyltransferase, producing MKEPRDVEIRQSIRTKYAETALSGKSGCGCGSGCCGPQSANASEELARMAGYATAEVQSVPEGANMGLGCGNPQAIAALRPGEVVVDLGSGGGFDCFLAARQVGETGRVIGVDMTPEMVEKARRNAVTAQCGNVSFRLGEIEYLPVPDGIADVVLSNCVVNLSTDKAQVFREAYRVLKPGGRLAIADIVATEELPEMVRRDIKLHAACVAGAERIVVLEAMMREAGFRQISIRPRPESAALLAAWLPGLRGYPARLLLCINLPEHDNCAGQFHKGNEGR from the coding sequence ATGAAAGAGCCTCGCGATGTCGAGATCAGGCAATCAATCCGTACAAAATACGCCGAGACAGCCTTGTCCGGGAAGTCCGGCTGCGGCTGCGGGAGCGGATGCTGTGGCCCCCAAAGCGCCAATGCATCGGAGGAGTTGGCTCGGATGGCCGGGTATGCCACGGCGGAAGTGCAAAGCGTCCCGGAAGGGGCGAACATGGGCCTCGGCTGTGGCAATCCGCAAGCCATAGCCGCATTACGCCCGGGGGAGGTCGTCGTGGACCTGGGCAGCGGCGGGGGCTTCGACTGTTTTCTTGCGGCCAGGCAGGTGGGGGAAACCGGGCGCGTCATCGGTGTGGACATGACGCCGGAGATGGTTGAAAAAGCGAGAAGAAATGCTGTAACTGCACAATGCGGCAACGTGTCGTTTCGCCTTGGCGAGATCGAATATCTTCCGGTTCCCGACGGCATCGCCGATGTCGTGCTGTCCAACTGCGTGGTGAACCTGAGCACGGACAAGGCCCAGGTATTCCGGGAGGCCTATCGGGTACTCAAGCCCGGCGGGCGACTAGCCATAGCGGATATCGTGGCGACGGAGGAGCTCCCCGAAATGGTGCGTCGGGACATCAAGCTGCATGCTGCCTGTGTGGCCGGAGCCGAGCGAATTGTTGTCCTCGAAGCGATGATGCGGGAAGCCGGATTCAGGCAAATTTCCATTCGCCCCCGACCGGAAAGCGCAGCACTGCTTGCGGCGTGGCTTCCAGGACTTAGAGGATATCCGGCACGACTATTGCTTTGCATAAATCTTCCTGAACACGATAATTGCGCAGGCCAATTTCACAAAGGCAATGAAGGTAGATAA